The Zestosphaera sp. genome includes a window with the following:
- a CDS encoding NAD(P)-dependent oxidoreductase — MAGLVVITFKPNKVALDILGSEGVEYVFFDGQVPPREWLEEYLRDAVVVVVPPWQVFGRELMDLAPNLKLLFVHGSGLDKVDVVEASRRGVYVANAPDYIAQAVAEHALALVLAVMKNVVRGDRVVRSGGWGPDTQRGLVTTLLRGKRVGVVGLGRVGSEVAKLFRALGAEVVYWSRSRKTEVEHALDIKYVEFEELLRSSDVVVVAIALAPETRGLISHKEFSLMKPGAILVNVSRGLVVDEEALVKALEEGRVRAGLDVYSVEPLPRDSQLVRLDNVVLTPHIAGFAYEALRGTSEFVAREVVRFLKEGKLPYTVVNRGPR; from the coding sequence TTGGCGGGCTTGGTAGTCATTACGTTCAAGCCTAACAAGGTGGCTCTCGACATTCTTGGTAGTGAGGGTGTTGAGTACGTGTTTTTTGATGGTCAGGTCCCTCCTAGGGAGTGGCTTGAGGAGTATTTGAGGGATGCTGTTGTTGTTGTGGTTCCTCCTTGGCAGGTGTTTGGGAGGGAGTTGATGGATTTAGCTCCTAATCTCAAGTTGTTGTTTGTTCATGGTTCAGGTCTTGATAAGGTCGATGTTGTTGAGGCTAGTAGGAGGGGTGTGTACGTGGCTAACGCCCCCGACTACATAGCTCAGGCTGTTGCTGAGCACGCTCTCGCTCTAGTTCTCGCGGTGATGAAGAATGTGGTTAGGGGTGACAGGGTTGTTAGGTCTGGTGGTTGGGGTCCTGACACTCAGAGGGGGCTCGTCACTACTCTATTGAGGGGTAAGAGGGTCGGTGTTGTTGGTTTGGGTAGGGTTGGTTCTGAGGTGGCTAAGCTTTTCAGGGCTCTTGGTGCTGAGGTTGTTTACTGGAGTAGGTCTAGGAAGACCGAGGTTGAGCACGCTCTCGATATTAAGTACGTGGAGTTCGAGGAGTTGCTGAGGTCTTCGGACGTGGTCGTGGTCGCTATTGCGCTAGCTCCAGAGACTAGGGGGCTCATAAGTCATAAGGAGTTCTCTCTAATGAAGCCTGGAGCGATACTAGTCAACGTTTCTAGGGGTCTGGTAGTAGATGAGGAGGCTCTCGTTAAGGCTCTTGAGGAGGGTAGGGTGCGTGCAGGTCTAGACGTCTACTCTGTAGAGCCGTTGCCGAGGGACTCTCAGCTGGTCAGACTTGATAACGTCGTTCTCACGCCACATATTGCTGGCTTTGCTTACGAGGCTCTCAGAGGGACTAGCGAGTTTGTTGCTAGGGAGGTCGTGAGGTTTCTTAAGGAGGGTAAGCTACCCTACACAGTCGTTAATAGGGGGCCGCGTTAG
- a CDS encoding Nre family DNA repair protein codes for MVRGEVCSLCRGSKYLCGLTYCPLLVRFYSRVSVRLVELSDFIEGSSPPSVFVGRVGYPKVNVGPSLPPQAGDTREYELPESWIGKSLEDILVKRLSMVVGITQVSVRDVGSSYVSRVQELALSEKPVDVEVLLDKKYFRKPLFGEEVPPFGPRALLRDLRVVSNPYFGRPVEKVFSDTDLRASNAVLLLYSEGVPVSRIQRVFSVGALGRLPERRLVPTRWSITAVDDIISKSLVKRVRELPELSEILVYVREYMQNLFVAVLLPGVWSYEWVEAWFPGSTWNPSGIKVAIGGDHEGPAGKSEYALTGGCYYAARLGVAEHLLYRLGRQATAFLYREIYEGFNVPVGVWFVRENIRKLFESEPARFSELSDVLSFLRGRTRVDVIEVFRNSHVLRNYGRVKTLDHFWRKRG; via the coding sequence TTGGTTAGAGGGGAAGTCTGTAGTCTGTGTAGGGGGTCTAAGTACTTATGCGGTCTTACTTACTGTCCGTTACTCGTGAGGTTTTATAGTAGGGTTAGTGTGAGGCTTGTTGAGCTCAGCGACTTTATCGAGGGTTCTTCACCGCCTTCTGTTTTTGTTGGGAGGGTTGGTTACCCTAAAGTCAATGTAGGGCCCTCACTACCTCCTCAGGCGGGCGACACTAGAGAGTACGAGTTGCCTGAGTCCTGGATAGGCAAGTCTCTGGAGGACATACTCGTTAAGAGGCTCTCTATGGTCGTAGGGATTACTCAAGTTAGTGTACGTGATGTCGGGTCTAGCTATGTGTCTAGAGTTCAGGAACTTGCTCTCTCTGAGAAGCCAGTAGATGTTGAGGTCTTGCTTGATAAGAAGTATTTTAGGAAGCCTCTCTTTGGTGAAGAGGTCCCGCCGTTTGGTCCGAGAGCCTTGTTAAGGGACTTGAGAGTCGTGAGTAATCCTTACTTTGGGAGGCCTGTAGAGAAGGTCTTCAGCGACACGGACTTGAGGGCTTCTAACGCTGTGTTGCTGCTGTATAGTGAGGGCGTCCCAGTCTCTAGGATCCAGAGGGTTTTCTCTGTAGGTGCTTTAGGTAGACTACCTGAGAGGAGGCTAGTGCCTACTAGGTGGTCTATAACAGCTGTTGACGACATAATCTCTAAGTCTCTAGTCAAGAGAGTTAGGGAGTTGCCCGAGCTTAGCGAGATCTTGGTCTACGTTAGGGAGTATATGCAGAACTTGTTCGTGGCTGTGCTACTCCCGGGTGTCTGGAGTTACGAGTGGGTTGAGGCTTGGTTCCCGGGCAGTACTTGGAACCCTTCAGGAATTAAGGTAGCTATAGGGGGAGACCACGAAGGCCCTGCAGGGAAGTCCGAATACGCCCTCACGGGGGGCTGTTACTACGCTGCTCGCTTAGGCGTTGCTGAGCACCTGCTGTATAGGCTGGGTAGGCAGGCCACAGCCTTCCTCTACAGGGAGATATATGAGGGGTTCAACGTGCCTGTGGGTGTGTGGTTCGTTAGAGAGAATATCAGGAAGTTGTTCGAGTCTGAGCCAGCGAGGTTTAGTGAGTTGAGTGATGTCTTGAGTTTCTTGAGGGGCCGTACACGCGTCGACGTGATCGAAGTCTTCAGGAACTCACACGTCTTGAGGAACTACGGGAGGGTGAAGACACTTGATCATTTCTGGAGGAAGCGTGGTTAG
- a CDS encoding radical SAM protein, producing the protein MIISGGSVVRGGVKYVFIRASSALSKSGLPDLNYALNPYAGCYHKCSYCYARSYCRFEEPRTRWGDVIYVKRNVVELLKSEVRRFRPGSVGISTITDPYQPIEALTRLVRESLKVLLSAGFKVVVQTKSPLVLRDLDILTSFSELVEVGFTITSVDDSVLRGVEVRAPPPKARIRALARVRDSGVRTWVFYGPLIPGLNDDLSTIEGVVGVARETGSTLYYDWLRYKEELRSFFSSLGLSPEKYVRSRDFVAWRRSVEERLVRVCRERGVECVPAFSRSS; encoded by the coding sequence TTGATCATTTCTGGAGGAAGCGTGGTTAGGGGCGGGGTTAAGTACGTCTTTATTCGCGCGTCTTCAGCTCTTAGTAAGTCTGGCTTGCCAGACTTAAACTACGCTCTAAACCCTTACGCGGGGTGTTACCACAAGTGTAGTTACTGCTATGCGAGGAGTTACTGCAGGTTCGAGGAGCCCAGGACTCGCTGGGGTGACGTCATCTACGTCAAGAGAAATGTTGTTGAGTTGCTTAAGTCTGAAGTGAGGAGATTTCGTCCGGGTTCTGTCGGGATCTCAACGATCACCGACCCTTACCAGCCTATTGAGGCGCTGACTAGGTTGGTTAGAGAGTCTCTTAAGGTTCTCCTTAGTGCGGGCTTTAAAGTCGTAGTGCAGACTAAGTCTCCTCTAGTCTTGAGAGACCTAGACATCCTGACTTCTTTTAGTGAGTTGGTTGAGGTGGGCTTCACTATAACTTCAGTAGATGATTCTGTTTTGAGGGGTGTTGAGGTTAGGGCTCCGCCACCCAAGGCTAGAATCAGGGCTTTGGCGAGAGTTCGTGATTCAGGTGTTAGGACTTGGGTTTTCTACGGCCCTCTCATACCCGGGCTTAACGATGACTTAAGCACTATTGAGGGTGTTGTTGGGGTTGCGCGCGAGACCGGCTCTACGCTGTACTACGACTGGCTGAGGTATAAGGAGGAGTTAAGGAGTTTCTTCAGTTCTCTCGGCTTAAGTCCTGAGAAGTATGTCAGGAGTCGTGACTTCGTTGCTTGGCGTAGGTCTGTTGAAGAGAGGCTGGTGAGGGTTTGTAGGGAGAGGGGCGTTGAGTGTGTGCCGGCGTTCTCGAGAAGTTCTTGA
- a CDS encoding DUF4242 domain-containing protein: MPLIVVFHFTDAGRLPKLSEEQRKSIRAKFLEVLKEYPDVTFYGTWVDSEGRGICLWEAPSAEVVKEIVSKVLGSPPTDPVIEVKKVF, from the coding sequence ATGCCACTAATTGTAGTATTCCACTTCACAGACGCCGGAAGACTACCTAAATTAAGTGAGGAACAACGAAAGTCTATCAGAGCTAAGTTCCTGGAAGTACTCAAAGAATACCCTGACGTAACGTTCTACGGCACGTGGGTAGACAGCGAAGGACGCGGTATATGCTTGTGGGAAGCCCCCAGCGCCGAAGTAGTCAAGGAGATAGTGAGTAAAGTCCTCGGCTCACCCCCTACAGACCCCGTAATTGAGGTCAAGAAAGTTTTTTAG
- a CDS encoding DUF1850 domain-containing protein → MNTKNKKQLILFLITTLTTAAIIATQPTIEATKIIIDETKYITTPNTKINIKLEYKHSVELTKITEEYEVTNCKIKIVKFTWPGYGAGLPSKPNETPSETDENRNYVARNITLNTTTLKISMKHRIDPKLTINGEEVTTKEEVAVIACTRISLIELMTSQKLKQPTNNT, encoded by the coding sequence ATGAACACAAAAAACAAAAAACAACTCATCCTCTTTTTAATAACAACACTCACCACAGCCGCAATTATAGCGACACAACCAACCATAGAAGCAACCAAAATAATAATCGACGAAACAAAATACATAACCACACCAAACACAAAAATAAACATAAAGCTAGAATACAAACACAGCGTCGAACTAACCAAAATAACCGAAGAATATGAAGTAACAAACTGCAAAATAAAAATAGTGAAGTTCACGTGGCCAGGATACGGAGCCGGACTACCCTCAAAACCCAACGAAACACCGAGCGAGACAGACGAGAACAGAAACTACGTAGCGAGAAACATAACACTAAACACAACAACACTCAAAATAAGCATGAAACACAGAATAGACCCAAAACTAACAATAAACGGCGAAGAAGTAACTACTAAAGAAGAAGTAGCAGTGATCGCCTGCACGAGAATCTCGCTGATAGAGCTGATGACGAGCCAGAAACTAAAACAGCCAACCAACAACACTTAA
- a CDS encoding TRAP transporter fused permease subunit, translated as MTEALTIERAKSGRLAKLTLILGVVFASYELIFVMGLNFSLYTILKNVGIDIKPLLYAPDIQQSMAFLLGLLMLTAYIIYPATKKTRTDKIPIYDYALAVAALASMLYLVVIYPTVVQYGYVEATLPNILIPLLAIALLLEASRRSLGVALPAIASAVMLLGIAYEGFNIRRFVNHMFYAREGIFAIPLYVMVSYVFAFVFFGSILEKVGVGDYITKFVMSLVGRRWGGPAKTAVVASALMGTVSGSSVANVLTTGTFTIPLMKKAGYPPEVAGAVEPVASTGGQLMPPIMGAAAFVMAQFLGRPYRDIIIAAAIPAMLYFTSVYIFIDRVTKKLGVNPLPKELLPNFRELAYGIYLLSPIPVVTYLLLSGLEPQYCALGAVGAAIMSAWIYQKNLGIAPKLLVTGSIILVGVISYFLGLPVSAAIFFAGVTSVFVAILIGYGTRESREMASALTKAFDSSLRSAITVFFAASCAGLIQGVLTMTGWATTIGYQLVELSGGNILVLMVTAMSISLVLGMGVPTTANYIITSTIVGTPMARAITAITGVDLDMARLVAHMFVFYFGILADLTPPVALASYAGTLLAKSEFWKTALNATKYALAGYLVPYIFVLDPALLILPAGELTTHVIYRIAYGITNTLLSMLMLSAGIVGWHGTRIGKTQRALLIVLGVANLAPYEYITPALATAYIGLYIHNIRKTKTQTHT; from the coding sequence TTGACTGAAGCTCTAACTATTGAGAGAGCTAAGTCAGGACGGCTAGCCAAACTCACACTAATACTCGGGGTAGTCTTCGCGTCTTACGAACTCATCTTCGTGATGGGGCTCAACTTCTCCCTCTACACGATACTGAAGAACGTGGGAATAGACATCAAGCCACTACTATACGCCCCCGACATACAGCAGAGCATGGCCTTCCTGCTCGGCCTACTCATGCTGACAGCCTACATAATATACCCAGCAACAAAAAAGACGAGAACAGACAAGATACCGATATACGACTACGCACTCGCTGTGGCAGCACTGGCCTCAATGCTCTACCTAGTAGTAATATACCCCACAGTAGTCCAGTACGGCTACGTAGAAGCAACACTACCTAACATACTGATACCCCTACTAGCGATAGCACTCCTACTAGAAGCTTCCAGAAGGTCGCTAGGCGTGGCACTACCAGCGATAGCCTCAGCAGTCATGCTCCTGGGAATCGCGTATGAGGGATTCAACATAAGGAGATTCGTGAACCACATGTTCTACGCCAGAGAAGGGATATTCGCCATCCCACTATACGTTATGGTCTCTTACGTCTTCGCTTTCGTCTTCTTCGGCTCAATACTAGAGAAAGTAGGAGTAGGCGACTACATAACCAAGTTCGTAATGTCCTTAGTAGGACGCAGATGGGGAGGACCAGCAAAAACAGCAGTAGTAGCCAGCGCACTCATGGGCACAGTCTCAGGAAGCTCAGTAGCGAACGTATTAACGACAGGAACCTTCACAATACCGCTAATGAAGAAAGCCGGCTACCCACCAGAAGTAGCCGGAGCAGTAGAGCCGGTAGCCTCCACAGGAGGCCAGTTAATGCCGCCCATAATGGGGGCAGCAGCGTTCGTCATGGCACAATTCCTCGGAAGACCCTACAGAGACATAATAATCGCCGCAGCAATACCCGCAATGCTATACTTCACCTCAGTCTACATATTCATAGACAGAGTAACTAAGAAGCTCGGCGTAAACCCCCTACCCAAAGAACTACTACCCAACTTCAGAGAATTAGCTTACGGAATCTACTTACTCAGCCCAATACCAGTCGTGACGTACCTGCTCCTCTCAGGCCTTGAACCACAGTACTGCGCCCTAGGAGCCGTGGGCGCGGCAATAATGTCTGCCTGGATATACCAGAAGAATCTGGGGATAGCCCCCAAACTACTAGTCACGGGCTCGATAATATTAGTGGGAGTCATCTCCTACTTCCTGGGGCTACCGGTCAGCGCGGCAATATTCTTCGCTGGAGTCACCTCAGTCTTCGTAGCGATACTCATAGGCTACGGAACCAGAGAGAGTCGTGAGATGGCGTCAGCACTTACTAAAGCGTTCGACTCAAGCTTGAGGAGCGCTATAACAGTCTTCTTCGCGGCATCATGCGCCGGACTAATACAGGGGGTCCTCACTATGACTGGGTGGGCCACAACCATAGGGTACCAACTAGTAGAGTTATCTGGCGGGAACATACTTGTCCTGATGGTTACGGCAATGTCTATAAGCCTAGTCCTCGGAATGGGAGTCCCAACAACAGCCAACTACATAATAACCTCAACCATAGTCGGCACACCAATGGCTAGAGCAATAACAGCCATAACGGGGGTAGACCTAGACATGGCTAGACTAGTAGCACACATGTTCGTCTTCTACTTCGGCATACTAGCAGACCTCACGCCACCAGTAGCTCTAGCATCATATGCCGGAACACTACTAGCTAAGTCAGAATTCTGGAAGACAGCACTAAACGCCACGAAATACGCGCTAGCCGGCTACCTAGTACCCTACATATTCGTTCTAGACCCAGCACTACTAATACTCCCGGCAGGCGAGTTAACCACCCACGTAATATACAGGATAGCGTACGGAATAACAAACACTCTACTCTCGATGCTGATGCTGAGCGCGGGGATAGTAGGCTGGCACGGCACACGAATAGGCAAGACACAGAGAGCACTACTGATAGTGTTGGGAGTCGCTAACCTAGCACCATACGAGTACATAACGCCCGCACTAGCAACAGCCTACATAGGACTCTACATACACAACATCAGGAAAACAAAGACTCAGACCCACACCTAA
- a CDS encoding Lrp/AsnC ligand binding domain-containing protein — protein sequence MIKVGGVKAYILLVTSIGLEYDIAEEIKKLEDENVKVTVDVIFGEYDIVVIAEGRDLKDIDKLVTNMRRIPGVTRTLTLISSRG from the coding sequence GTGATTAAGGTAGGCGGCGTGAAAGCGTACATACTGCTAGTAACTAGCATAGGGCTAGAATACGACATAGCAGAAGAAATAAAGAAACTAGAAGACGAGAACGTCAAAGTAACCGTAGACGTGATTTTCGGAGAATACGACATAGTAGTAATCGCGGAAGGGAGAGACTTGAAAGACATAGACAAGCTAGTCACAAACATGAGGAGAATACCTGGAGTCACGAGAACACTAACACTCATCTCATCAAGAGGCTAG
- a CDS encoding MoxR family ATPase, translated as MKLRRVESIINRVVEASKEVLVEREWDVKLLVLAVIAGGHVLIEGIPGIAKTLTAKTVAKLLNLRFSRIQLTPDLLPADIVGTKVFNQKTGDFEVVVGPVNANLVLADEINRASPRTQSALLEAMQEKQVTIEGTTIKLPEPFTVIATMNPVELEGVFPLPEAQLDRFFLKIGMKTLSREGLIELLKRGTLKIEEAFKELKPVANADEILEGRKEISSVYVDDSVTEYMLRIYEAINKHRYVRLGITPRGLIMLHTLAKCLALAEGRNYVIPDDVKSATIPALSHRVLLKPEVLAEGFSSRDVIDEVLKAVGVPRP; from the coding sequence ATGAAGTTGAGGCGTGTTGAGTCAATAATTAACAGAGTTGTTGAGGCTTCCAAGGAAGTCTTAGTTGAGAGAGAGTGGGATGTTAAGCTACTAGTCTTGGCAGTGATTGCTGGGGGGCACGTCCTGATTGAGGGAATACCGGGCATAGCCAAGACCTTAACAGCTAAGACTGTTGCGAAGCTACTCAACCTGAGATTCAGCAGGATCCAGCTAACACCCGACTTACTGCCGGCAGACATAGTCGGGACTAAAGTATTCAATCAGAAGACAGGTGATTTCGAGGTTGTAGTAGGTCCTGTAAACGCTAACCTGGTTTTAGCTGACGAGATAAATAGAGCGTCTCCAAGAACTCAGTCAGCACTACTTGAAGCCATGCAAGAGAAGCAAGTAACTATTGAGGGCACAACAATCAAGTTACCGGAACCCTTCACAGTTATCGCAACCATGAATCCTGTGGAGCTAGAAGGGGTTTTCCCATTACCTGAAGCACAGCTAGACAGGTTCTTCCTGAAGATAGGCATGAAGACTTTAAGTAGAGAAGGCTTGATAGAGCTACTCAAGAGAGGAACGCTAAAGATAGAAGAAGCATTCAAAGAGTTAAAACCCGTCGCTAACGCTGACGAAATACTTGAAGGAAGAAAAGAAATAAGTAGCGTATACGTCGACGACTCAGTAACAGAATACATGCTAAGGATATACGAAGCTATAAACAAGCACAGGTACGTAAGACTAGGCATAACCCCGAGAGGCCTGATAATGCTCCACACACTAGCTAAGTGCCTGGCACTCGCCGAAGGAAGAAACTACGTGATACCTGACGACGTGAAGTCTGCTACCATACCCGCGTTGAGTCACAGAGTACTGCTTAAGCCAGAAGTACTGGCTGAGGGCTTCTCCTCAAGAGACGTTATTGATGAGGTCTTGAAGGCTGTGGGGGTGCCGAGACCATAA
- a CDS encoding phospholipase D-like domain-containing protein: protein MFGTSYWGWVLSAGRAVLVLSILSLGFVAGFLTGAYSHSVGLPPSSGSEGFSRASLKTLTDGEYFTELKSLLARANSSVYVVMYVIKYDPNQPGDPVNQLLKALTELKKRGVDVRVVVDDETYKSYPQTINYLKNNGVPVRLDESLATTTHAKLIIIDNETVIIGSHNWTESALTRNHETSIMIQDKETATKLTNYFMRIWNNGRTI, encoded by the coding sequence TTGTTCGGGACTTCTTACTGGGGTTGGGTTTTGAGTGCTGGTAGGGCGGTCTTGGTGCTCTCTATACTCTCTCTAGGGTTCGTAGCAGGCTTTCTGACAGGAGCTTACTCTCACTCAGTAGGTCTTCCACCCTCCTCAGGTAGTGAGGGGTTTTCTCGCGCGTCCCTGAAAACACTCACGGACGGGGAGTACTTCACGGAACTCAAGAGCCTCCTAGCTAGAGCTAACTCAAGCGTTTATGTGGTCATGTACGTGATCAAGTACGACCCTAACCAGCCCGGAGACCCCGTGAACCAGCTTCTGAAAGCCCTCACAGAACTTAAGAAGAGGGGAGTTGACGTGAGAGTAGTAGTTGATGACGAGACATACAAGAGCTACCCACAAACAATAAACTACCTAAAAAACAACGGCGTGCCAGTAAGACTAGACGAATCCCTCGCAACAACAACGCACGCAAAACTAATAATAATAGATAACGAGACAGTCATCATAGGATCACACAACTGGACAGAATCAGCACTAACCCGCAACCACGAAACCTCAATAATGATACAAGACAAAGAAACAGCAACAAAACTAACCAACTACTTCATGAGAATATGGAACAACGGGAGAACGATATAG
- a CDS encoding TAXI family TRAP transporter solute-binding subunit gives MNAEIIHEVILMKGVSKTVIAVAGIIIVVLAAILAYYALTPPAPYKITIYTGGTGGVYYPLGVKLADLLNKHAGDKITASASSSGASVANARALGAGDANLIFIQNDIAYYAYNGLYMFSEGKIEKIRGLATLYPEIIQIIVRADSGIKTINDLEGKRVAIGAAGSGTAVEAEIILKAAGVWDKITIQNLDFTQAAQALKLGQVDAAFVVAGIPTSAVMELAATTPVSLVEIPDTLLNTLKQQGYLFFVQHTVPKETYTGLDKDVKTLAVRAMLAISSDVPDDIAYTILKVMFDNIDELRQAHARAQDISINKALEGLPIKLHPGAVKYYQDKGITIPQELKP, from the coding sequence ATGAACGCCGAGATCATTCATGAGGTCATTCTCATGAAAGGAGTCTCGAAAACCGTGATAGCCGTAGCAGGAATCATCATAGTCGTCCTAGCAGCAATCCTAGCATACTACGCCCTAACACCACCAGCACCATACAAGATAACAATATACACTGGAGGAACAGGAGGAGTCTACTACCCCCTAGGAGTCAAGCTCGCAGACCTACTAAACAAACACGCCGGAGACAAGATAACCGCATCAGCATCATCAAGCGGCGCCTCAGTAGCTAACGCGAGAGCCTTAGGAGCCGGAGACGCGAACCTAATATTCATACAGAACGACATAGCCTACTACGCATACAACGGACTCTACATGTTCTCAGAAGGAAAAATAGAGAAGATCAGAGGACTCGCAACACTATACCCAGAAATAATACAGATAATAGTCAGAGCAGACAGCGGGATAAAAACCATAAACGACCTAGAAGGAAAGAGAGTAGCGATAGGCGCTGCAGGAAGCGGAACAGCAGTAGAAGCAGAAATAATACTTAAAGCCGCCGGAGTATGGGACAAAATAACAATACAGAACCTAGACTTCACACAAGCAGCACAAGCACTCAAGCTAGGCCAAGTAGACGCCGCCTTCGTAGTAGCTGGAATACCCACCTCAGCAGTCATGGAACTAGCAGCAACAACACCAGTAAGCCTAGTCGAAATACCTGACACACTACTCAACACACTAAAACAGCAAGGCTACCTATTCTTCGTACAACACACAGTACCCAAAGAAACATACACAGGACTAGACAAAGACGTAAAGACACTCGCAGTAAGAGCAATGCTAGCCATAAGCTCTGACGTACCCGACGACATAGCCTACACAATACTCAAAGTAATGTTCGACAACATAGACGAACTAAGACAAGCACACGCAAGAGCCCAAGACATAAGCATAAACAAAGCACTCGAAGGACTACCGATAAAGCTACACCCAGGAGCAGTCAAGTACTACCAAGACAAAGGAATCACGATACCGCAAGAACTAAAACCATAA
- a CDS encoding DUF4350 domain-containing protein, translating into MGRAALSKLVIVVFLIALLAEPFPAGVVLSGASPYNTGYDGTSRLRSLLESLGYDVVLVDSWVLALLRPSFSSCRVVAIVSPEKPFTPDEVSAIVWLVKSSSGLVIADEGVYSNAVLEALGSDVRVSGEYVSFGGSQVFHGVVNVSGVDAIIYFAYASRVDGGGVVVAYRGDVVLGVRASVGGRPTYVFGDGSIMTNAALDPLSLENPYVRLVKEVFSSICSGGVVYLDSSKYGLRPLTTSELMSSDLTYFVASVSNPFRYFLTASVSSDVVSLSIVSLLFLSVFSFSILGRLLPWKGVPTVFWEVMPRLKRRSYVLGRVRTLACGDDAPEKLRVLCSGGRARLGATDLAWLLSRASAE; encoded by the coding sequence GTGGGGAGGGCGGCTCTAAGTAAGTTAGTTATTGTTGTTTTCTTGATTGCTTTGCTGGCTGAGCCGTTCCCTGCTGGGGTAGTCTTAAGCGGTGCTTCACCCTATAACACAGGCTATGACGGCACTTCGCGGTTGAGGAGTTTGTTAGAGAGTTTAGGTTATGATGTTGTGTTAGTTGATTCGTGGGTTCTGGCCCTGCTTCGCCCGAGCTTTAGTTCTTGCCGGGTAGTAGCTATAGTGTCTCCTGAAAAGCCCTTCACTCCTGACGAGGTCAGCGCTATAGTTTGGTTAGTTAAGAGTAGTTCGGGTCTGGTCATAGCTGATGAGGGGGTCTATAGTAACGCCGTCTTAGAAGCTCTCGGGAGTGATGTGAGGGTCTCGGGAGAGTACGTGAGTTTCGGGGGTTCTCAAGTTTTTCACGGTGTAGTGAATGTGAGCGGGGTTGATGCCATCATTTACTTCGCGTACGCTTCAAGAGTTGATGGGGGTGGTGTGGTAGTTGCTTACAGGGGTGATGTGGTCCTGGGTGTGAGAGCTAGTGTTGGGGGGAGGCCTACCTACGTGTTCGGCGACGGTTCTATAATGACTAACGCTGCTCTAGACCCGCTGTCTCTCGAGAACCCCTACGTTAGGCTCGTTAAGGAAGTCTTCAGTTCTATATGTTCTGGCGGCGTAGTCTACTTAGACTCTAGTAAGTATGGGCTGAGGCCTCTCACGACGTCTGAGTTGATGAGTAGCGACCTCACTTACTTTGTTGCGTCAGTATCTAATCCTTTCAGGTATTTCCTAACTGCTAGTGTGTCTAGCGATGTTGTTAGTTTGAGTATTGTCTCTCTACTCTTCCTTTCTGTGTTTTCTTTCTCTATTCTCGGCCGTCTCCTGCCTTGGAAGGGCGTTCCGACAGTGTTTTGGGAAGTCATGCCCAGACTTAAGAGGAGGAGCTACGTCTTGGGTAGGGTCAGGACTCTCGCGTGCGGTGATGACGCTCCTGAGAAGTTGAGAGTCTTGTGTAGTGGTGGTAGGGCTAGGTTGGGGGCTACTGACTTGGCTTGGTTGCTGAGTAGGGCTTCTGCTGAGTAG